A genomic segment from Nymphalis io chromosome 7, ilAglIoxx1.1, whole genome shotgun sequence encodes:
- the LOC126769740 gene encoding trypsin-4-like, with protein sequence MCGGSLISNTRVLTAAHCYTDGILTAQSITVVLGSNTIFTGGHRIATTDIAVHPNWTPSNAANDIAVIRIPSAAFTTVIQPIALPSGGQLVNNFVDWNALASGYGLTRDGGSIPTSQRLSSVNLSVITNAQCTAVYGTDFVHASNICTSGEGGRGTCQGDSGGPLAVNIAGRQVLIGVTSYGARAGCEAGFPAAFARVTSYVSWINKSGNKQIEKLLSTMKTLLVSVVLAVAISAVYGENNYDGASVYDYHRTVGIPLASKVKTAEELGLKYYPRIVGGSITDIEQVPYQAGLVITILFVLTSMCGGSLISNTRVLTAAHCYTDGILTAQSITVVLGSNTIFTGGHRIATTDIAVHPNWTPSNAANDIAVIYLPSPVITSTGIQPIVLPSADQLGNDFNGFNALASGYGLTRDGGSIPTSQRLSSVNLSVITNAQCTAVYGTDFVHASNICTSGEGGRGTCQGDSGGPLAVNIAGRQVLIGVTSYGARAGCEAGLPAAFARVTSYVSWINSQ encoded by the exons ATGTGCGGCGGTTCGCTGATTTCCAATACTCGCGTTTTGACCGCTGCTCACTGCTACACGGATGGCATTTTGACTGCTCAGTCTATCACTGTCGTCCTCGGTTCCAACACCATCTTCACTGGAGGTCATCGCATTGCCACCACCGATATCGCAGTCCACCCTAACTGGACACCTTCAAACGCCGCTAACGACATTGCTGTTATTCGCATTCCTTCAGCAGCATTCACTA CTGTAATCCAGCCCATCGCTCTCCCGAGTGGCGGCCAGCTTGTCAACAATTTCGTTGATTGGAACGCTCTTGCATCCGGATATGGTCTAACCAGAGACG GTGGCTCAATTCCAACGAGCCAAAGACTTAGCTCCGTGAACCTCAGCGTCATAACCAATGCTCAATGCACTGCTGTATACGGCACCGACTTCGTCCATGCCTCAAATATCTGCACCAGCGGTGAAGGCGGCAGAGGAACTTGCCAAGGTGACTCTGGTGGACCTTTAGCCGTTAACATCGCTGGCAGACAGGTCTTG ATCGGAGTGACATCATATGGAGCCAGAGCTGGTTGTGAGGCCGGTTTCCCTGCAGCTTTCGCAAGAGTTACTTCATACGTATCTTGGATCAATA aatctGGAAATAAACAAATCGAAAAACTGTTATCCACGATGAAGACTTTGCTGGTTTCGGTTGTACTAGCTGTTGCTATCAGCGCTGTGTATGGAGAAAATAATTACGATGGCGCTTCTGTGTACGATTACCATAGAACAGTTGGTATTCCATTAGCTAGCAAAGTAAAGACCGCTGAAGAATTAGGTTTGAAATACTACCCCAGAATCGTTGGTGGTTCGATCACTGATATCGAGCAAGTTCCCTAccag gCTGGACTCGTTATTACTATCTTATTCGTCCTCACCTCTATGTGCGGCGGTTCGCTGATTTCCAATACTCGCGTTTTGACCGCTGCTCACTGCTACACGGATGGCATTTTGACTGCTCAGTCTATCACTGTCGTCCTCGGTTCCAACACCATCTTCACTGGAGGTCATCGCATTGCCACCACCGATATCGCAGTCCACCCTAACTGGACACCTTCAAACGCCGCTAACGACATTGCTGTTATTTACCTTCCTTCTCCAGTAATAACTAGTA CTGGAATCCAGCCCATCGTTCTCCCTAGTGCCGATCAGCTTGGTAACGATTTCAATGGTTTTAACGCTCTTGCATCCGGATATGGTCTAACCAGAGACG GTGGCTCAATTCCAACGAGCCAAAGACTTAGCTCCGTGAACCTCAGCGTCATAACCAATGCTCAATGCACTGCTGTATACGGCACCGACTTCGTCCATGCCTCAAATATCTGCACCAGCGGTGAAGGCGGCAGAGGAACTTGCCAAGGTGACTCTGGTGGACCTTTAGCCGTTAACATCGCTGGCAGACAGGTCTTG ATCGGAGTGACATCATATGGAGCCAGAGCTGGTTGTGAGGCCGGTCTCCCTGCAGCTTTCGCAAGAGTTACTTCATACGTATCTTGGATCAATagccaataa